In the genome of Enterococcus hirae ATCC 9790, one region contains:
- a CDS encoding ABC transporter permease produces the protein MNNFFQLRLAKHQKKMMKYLRYVLNDHFVLVCLFLFGGVGFYYSNWLKTLTTPFQMGGIILTIFWFICLFFGKFATFTQAADLVFLLPKEKEMHQYLQRAFLYSSLFPVLFLGLACGFSMPLVVVTTGKPFSFYFVYLLILWGLKSSQLQIKRVELFRIEEKKLMVWKASWYLSTLLILLLTVYGWLWLGLLAMLIQLNIYFWFLWKNMTYRLDWEKMIQKEEQRLHQIYQFINLFTDVPEITSKVKRRRYLDPLLQHTKKTKDNTYYYLYVRRFIRGSDFSGLFLRLVLIGSILIAGIEDVYFITAIGALFIYLIGFQVIPLYNQFRYMTLVQLYPITEKQKEVALQKLLLNLLLIAASLFGLIGAIVLNGLDKLIPIISYLIVIGLFIKIYTPTRIKKMNE, from the coding sequence ATGAATAATTTCTTTCAATTGCGATTAGCAAAACACCAGAAAAAAATGATGAAGTATTTGCGTTATGTACTAAATGATCATTTTGTATTGGTTTGCTTATTTCTATTTGGCGGAGTCGGCTTTTACTATTCAAACTGGTTAAAAACGTTAACGACTCCTTTTCAAATGGGTGGGATTATCCTTACGATCTTTTGGTTTATTTGTTTGTTTTTTGGTAAATTTGCCACTTTCACGCAAGCGGCCGATCTGGTTTTTCTACTACCGAAAGAAAAGGAGATGCATCAGTATCTCCAACGAGCTTTTCTTTATTCCAGTCTATTTCCTGTTCTGTTCTTAGGACTAGCTTGTGGCTTTTCAATGCCCCTCGTGGTTGTGACAACCGGGAAGCCTTTTTCTTTTTATTTCGTTTATTTACTGATTCTCTGGGGATTGAAGAGTAGTCAACTACAAATCAAACGAGTGGAGCTTTTCCGAATTGAAGAGAAAAAATTGATGGTATGGAAAGCTTCTTGGTATCTTTCGACATTGCTGATCTTGTTGCTTACGGTCTATGGATGGCTCTGGCTTGGATTGTTAGCTATGTTGATTCAATTAAATATTTACTTTTGGTTTTTATGGAAAAATATGACGTATCGGTTGGATTGGGAAAAAATGATACAAAAAGAAGAGCAACGTTTACATCAAATCTATCAATTCATCAATCTTTTTACTGACGTGCCGGAAATCACTTCTAAAGTCAAAAGAAGAAGGTATTTAGACCCGTTGCTTCAACATACGAAGAAAACGAAAGATAATACTTATTATTATCTTTATGTCAGAAGATTTATTAGAGGTTCTGATTTCAGTGGTCTTTTCTTACGCTTAGTGTTGATTGGAAGTATCTTGATTGCGGGTATTGAAGATGTTTATTTTATAACTGCTATTGGGGCGCTTTTTATCTATTTGATCGGATTCCAAGTGATTCCTTTATACAATCAATTTCGTTACATGACACTTGTCCAACTTTATCCAATCACGGAAAAGCAAAAAGAGGTTGCGCTGCAAAAGTTATTGTTAAATCTTTTGCTGATTGCCGCTAGTCTTTTTGGATTGATTGGTGCGATCGTATTAAATGGTCTAGACAAACTCATACCGATTATCAGTTATTTGATTGTCATCGGCTTGTTTATTAAAATCTATACACCGACTCGGATCAAGAAAATGAACGAATAA
- the comGA gene encoding competence type IV pilus ATPase ComGA yields the protein MDIKEISDDLINESYKKRVQDIYIMPNQTDFNIYYRYSKKRTFQKSIASDIGQQLISRFKYLGEMDIGERRKAQLGAMTYVLKEKEVRLRLSSVGDYLQRESLVIRLLYDLSEKQFRCFCPEDLKVINERSKKRGLYLFSGPVGSGKTSLMYYLAQDKEVQVITIEDPVEIEETAFLQLQVNDKIEQTYEELLKLALRHRPDLLIIGEIRDSKTANVAIRAALTGHRVFATVHARHLDGTEARILELVGRSDEFFECLSGVIYQEILLDQTQAAAALWGYNFTYNDFERKGWDQSYEEAKNSRWRSFAF from the coding sequence ATGGATATAAAGGAGATATCAGATGATCTCATTAATGAAAGTTATAAAAAACGTGTTCAAGATATCTATATAATGCCTAATCAAACTGATTTCAATATTTATTACCGCTATAGTAAAAAACGAACATTCCAAAAAAGTATTGCATCAGATATTGGACAACAATTAATCTCACGCTTTAAATATTTAGGAGAGATGGATATCGGTGAGAGAAGAAAAGCGCAATTAGGTGCAATGACTTACGTCTTAAAAGAAAAAGAGGTCAGACTGAGACTGTCTTCTGTAGGTGATTACTTACAAAGAGAAAGTTTGGTGATTCGATTACTTTATGATTTGTCTGAAAAACAGTTCCGCTGTTTTTGTCCTGAGGATTTAAAGGTGATCAATGAGCGGAGTAAAAAGCGTGGGCTCTATTTGTTCAGCGGACCAGTTGGATCAGGAAAAACTTCTTTGATGTACTATTTGGCACAAGACAAAGAGGTACAAGTAATTACAATAGAGGACCCAGTAGAAATTGAAGAAACAGCCTTTTTACAATTACAAGTAAACGACAAAATCGAACAAACGTATGAGGAATTGCTGAAGCTTGCATTACGTCATCGTCCAGATTTATTGATCATTGGAGAAATCAGAGATAGCAAGACAGCGAATGTAGCAATTCGAGCAGCGTTGACAGGTCACCGTGTATTTGCGACGGTTCATGCCCGCCATTTAGATGGAACCGAAGCGAGAATTCTTGAATTAGTTGGCAGAAGCGATGAGTTTTTTGAATGTTTATCTGGCGTAATCTACCAAGAAATCCTTTTAGACCAAACACAAGCAGCAGCGGCTTTATGGGGTTACAACTTTACCTACAATGATTTTGAGAGGAAAGGGTGGGACCAAAGCTATGAAGAAGCAAAAAATAGTCGCTGGCGATCGTTTGCCTTCTAA
- the comGB gene encoding competence type IV pilus assembly protein ComGB, with product MKKQKIVAGDRLPSKKMSLNHQAKYIRLMGELLDHGFSIQEATEILLKITPVPHIYLQQGHRLLQEGHSFYEVLQALGFTQDKLVQIELASAHGNLIQTLNGMAEQFRLVAEFRKELKKMISYPCLLCLFLLGILVALRQFILPQLLTSEMVMDTHWGIRFLQSFHWYVLLVLLSVGLLCLFIKIRLLKMDMIQRGEWFSNKPLIGSLFSLYQSSYIALEFGKLFYEGLELRQIIFCLKETKQGSLIQLLAFRLTKGLESGISLAQQFETYSFLTAEFSQIVLQGEAKGNLGKELLFYSKLARQHFFQKVNRGLSWIQPVLFLGIASLILLIYAAILLPVYGNIEEVLL from the coding sequence ATGAAGAAGCAAAAAATAGTCGCTGGCGATCGTTTGCCTTCTAAGAAAATGTCACTGAACCATCAAGCAAAGTATATTCGACTGATGGGGGAGTTACTTGACCATGGATTTAGTATTCAAGAAGCAACGGAAATATTGTTGAAGATCACACCTGTCCCCCATATTTATTTACAGCAAGGACACCGTTTATTGCAAGAAGGACATTCTTTTTATGAGGTTCTACAAGCATTGGGTTTTACTCAAGACAAGCTTGTGCAAATCGAGTTAGCCAGTGCGCATGGGAACTTGATCCAAACATTGAATGGGATGGCAGAACAATTTCGTCTCGTAGCAGAATTTCGAAAAGAATTAAAAAAGATGATCAGTTATCCGTGTTTACTGTGTTTGTTTTTATTAGGGATCTTAGTTGCATTACGCCAATTTATTTTGCCACAGTTATTAACTTCGGAAATGGTCATGGATACGCATTGGGGAATCCGATTTTTGCAGTCCTTTCATTGGTATGTTCTTCTTGTTTTACTGTCTGTTGGTTTATTATGTCTGTTTATCAAGATCAGGCTCCTAAAAATGGATATGATTCAACGAGGGGAATGGTTCAGCAACAAACCATTGATTGGTTCGCTGTTTTCCCTCTACCAGTCTTCTTATATCGCTTTAGAATTTGGAAAATTATTCTACGAGGGATTAGAATTGCGCCAAATTATTTTTTGTTTGAAAGAAACAAAACAAGGGAGTTTGATCCAACTATTAGCATTTCGTCTGACAAAAGGGTTAGAATCAGGAATTTCTTTAGCACAGCAGTTTGAGACTTATTCATTTTTAACGGCTGAATTTAGTCAAATCGTTTTACAAGGGGAAGCAAAAGGAAACTTAGGTAAAGAACTTTTGTTTTACAGTAAATTAGCAAGACAGCATTTTTTCCAAAAGGTAAACCGTGGACTTTCATGGATACAGCCAGTCCTTTTTCTAGGAATTGCCAGCTTGATTCTATTGATTTATGCAGCAATTTTACTGCCGGTTTATGGCAACATTGAGGAGGTTTTATTATGA
- a CDS encoding YtxH domain-containing protein, whose product MIKNFLKGIVFGTTVGAISGLLFAPRSGDETRKKLIAELDEATELTNDLNNSLNNFKQALVDTKETANTLIPAFQESMKKDIENFKFQAEPRIAQIQEQVEKLTNDLPQDMQ is encoded by the coding sequence TTGATTAAAAACTTTTTAAAAGGAATCGTTTTTGGAACGACCGTTGGAGCTATATCTGGATTGTTATTTGCTCCTAGAAGCGGGGACGAAACCAGAAAAAAATTGATCGCTGAACTAGACGAAGCAACGGAATTAACAAATGATTTAAATAACAGTCTTAATAATTTCAAACAAGCATTAGTTGACACAAAAGAAACAGCTAATACTTTGATCCCCGCTTTTCAAGAATCAATGAAAAAAGATATTGAAAATTTTAAATTTCAAGCAGAACCAAGAATTGCACAAATCCAAGAACAAGTTGAAAAATTAACAAATGATTTGCCACAAGACATGCAATAA
- the ade gene encoding adenine deaminase, giving the protein MVESLRTKHILVAGKKEPADLVIKHAQIVNVFTKEILTGDVAICDGKIVGIGQYEGKEIYDAKNQYLVPGLIDGHVHIESSLLSPSEFAKISLLHGVTSIITDPHEIGNVAGSIGLDFMIEDAQSVPMNIFIMLPSCVPVTPFETSGAVLDAQSFIPFLDRPEVLGLAEVMNYQAVANNEKTIIDKLQLMHEKNMKIDGHAAGIQGDELNVYLTAGIKTDHEATNAQEAKERLALGMYLMIREGTVAKDLEALLPVVTPENSRRCLFVTDDKLIDDLVAEGSIDHIIRQAIHLGMEPLQAIQMATLNAAECFGLSQLGAIAPGYQADFFLTNDLTTLPINTVFSNGKIVVEDAQLNLEQFPRQKNTYAQKLPKMDVKPLTVDSFALPLCTEKAHMIEVIPNSLLTNDCLVEVDTKNGVFVPSIANDQLKIAVIERHHRTGNVGVGIVKGFQLKKGALATTVAHDSHNIVVVGTNDEDMLIAANQLIKKGGGMIAVADGQELACLPLPIGGLMSQEPFLAVNEQLVSLTKEAHALGASQSFDPFLTLSFLTLSVIPELKITDKGLFSFSKFSLIEPSIR; this is encoded by the coding sequence ATGGTGGAATCATTACGAACAAAGCATATTTTAGTCGCTGGGAAAAAAGAACCAGCTGATCTGGTAATCAAACATGCACAAATCGTCAACGTTTTTACAAAAGAAATCCTAACCGGTGATGTTGCGATTTGTGACGGTAAAATCGTGGGGATCGGTCAATACGAAGGCAAAGAAATCTATGATGCAAAAAATCAATACCTCGTACCAGGACTTATTGATGGGCATGTGCATATCGAAAGTTCACTTTTATCTCCAAGCGAGTTTGCAAAAATTTCTTTATTACATGGCGTCACCTCGATAATTACTGATCCTCATGAAATAGGAAACGTAGCAGGAAGTATTGGGCTTGATTTTATGATTGAAGATGCCCAATCCGTACCAATGAATATTTTTATCATGCTGCCATCCTGCGTTCCTGTAACACCATTTGAAACAAGCGGCGCAGTGCTAGACGCCCAATCATTCATTCCTTTTCTTGATCGTCCTGAAGTGTTGGGACTTGCTGAAGTGATGAACTACCAAGCTGTTGCAAATAACGAAAAAACCATCATTGATAAATTACAATTGATGCATGAGAAAAATATGAAAATCGATGGTCATGCAGCTGGTATTCAAGGAGATGAGCTAAACGTCTATTTGACGGCTGGTATAAAAACCGACCATGAAGCGACTAACGCACAAGAAGCAAAAGAACGTCTAGCTTTAGGGATGTATTTAATGATTCGAGAAGGGACAGTTGCAAAAGACCTCGAAGCACTCCTTCCCGTTGTAACACCAGAAAATTCACGACGTTGTTTATTTGTCACGGATGATAAACTGATCGATGATCTGGTTGCAGAAGGCTCTATCGATCACATCATACGCCAAGCAATCCATTTAGGAATGGAACCATTACAAGCTATTCAAATGGCCACACTAAACGCTGCCGAATGTTTTGGCTTAAGTCAGCTAGGCGCCATCGCACCTGGCTATCAAGCTGATTTCTTCTTAACCAATGATTTAACGACTCTTCCAATCAATACTGTCTTTTCTAATGGAAAAATCGTGGTAGAGGATGCACAATTGAATCTGGAACAATTTCCGAGACAAAAAAATACTTATGCTCAAAAATTACCAAAAATGGATGTGAAACCATTAACGGTCGATTCTTTTGCTTTACCACTTTGTACTGAAAAAGCCCACATGATCGAAGTCATTCCTAATAGTTTATTGACCAATGATTGTCTCGTAGAAGTAGACACAAAAAACGGTGTCTTTGTTCCTTCAATTGCCAACGACCAACTAAAAATTGCTGTGATCGAACGTCACCATCGAACAGGAAATGTTGGCGTTGGGATCGTTAAGGGATTTCAACTAAAGAAAGGAGCTCTTGCAACAACTGTTGCGCATGATTCCCATAACATCGTCGTGGTGGGAACGAATGACGAAGATATGTTAATAGCAGCAAACCAATTAATCAAAAAAGGTGGCGGAATGATCGCTGTTGCAGATGGTCAAGAGTTAGCTTGTTTGCCATTACCAATCGGTGGTTTAATGTCACAAGAGCCTTTTTTAGCTGTGAATGAGCAGTTAGTTTCCTTAACTAAAGAAGCGCATGCGCTAGGTGCCAGTCAATCATTCGATCCATTTTTGACACTCTCATTTCTAACATTATCTGTCATTCCCGAGTTGAAGATCACGGATAAAGGATTATTTTCATTTTCTAAATTTAGCTTGATTGAACCTTCTATAAGATAA
- a CDS encoding ABC transporter ATP-binding protein: MSLIVEHVTGGYGHLPVLKDISFSVQPGEMVGLIGLNGAGKSTTIKHIIGLLEQKKGSITINDLSLKKNTEEYRKQIGFIPETPSLYEELTLREHIEVTAMAYDIPIDIAMQRAEKLLHTFRLENRLEWLPANFSKGMKQKVMILCAFLIEPSLYIIDEPFLGLDPLAINALLELMVEMKNEGSGILMSTHILATAEKYCDRFVVLHNGEIRADGTLKDLQEEFRLPDSSLDEIYISLTKEQDHE, from the coding sequence ATGAGTCTAATTGTGGAACATGTAACAGGTGGCTATGGACATCTACCTGTTTTAAAAGATATTAGTTTTAGTGTACAGCCTGGCGAAATGGTAGGATTGATCGGTTTAAATGGCGCTGGAAAAAGTACAACGATCAAACATATCATTGGCCTCTTAGAACAAAAAAAAGGATCTATCACGATTAATGATCTGAGTTTGAAAAAGAATACTGAAGAATACCGAAAACAAATCGGTTTTATACCTGAAACGCCTTCTTTATATGAAGAACTAACTTTAAGAGAACATATCGAAGTGACTGCGATGGCCTATGATATTCCAATCGATATAGCGATGCAACGAGCTGAGAAATTGTTACATACGTTTCGTTTGGAGAATCGCTTGGAATGGTTGCCAGCCAATTTTTCAAAAGGGATGAAACAAAAGGTGATGATCTTGTGTGCTTTCTTGATCGAGCCTTCTTTGTACATTATTGATGAGCCTTTTTTAGGATTAGATCCATTAGCAATCAATGCTCTTTTAGAACTAATGGTAGAAATGAAAAATGAAGGTTCAGGGATCTTGATGTCTACGCATATTTTAGCTACGGCAGAAAAATATTGTGATCGTTTTGTAGTTCTGCACAATGGAGAAATACGTGCAGATGGAACCTTAAAAGACTTACAGGAGGAATTCCGACTACCTGATTCTTCACTGGATGAAATTTATATCTCCTTGACAAAGGAGCAGGATCATGAATAA
- the trmB gene encoding tRNA (guanosine(46)-N7)-methyltransferase TrmB gives MRVRNRPGAAEMLAAHPDLVISEPTKWRGKWNELFGNEQPIHIEIGMGKGQFITGMAEAHPEINYIGVEMQVSVVSIALDKLIEQPLPNLKLLHVDGSALTEYFADSEIDQIYLNFSDPWPKKRHEKRRLTYHTFLAVDEQILRPKGEIHFKTDNQGLFEYSLASFSQYGMIIKQVWLDLHQSKYEGNIMTEYEEKFSSRGQRIYRVEAQFPDKTKK, from the coding sequence ATGCGTGTACGTAATCGCCCAGGTGCTGCTGAAATGCTAGCAGCGCATCCAGATCTAGTAATAAGTGAACCAACCAAGTGGAGAGGTAAGTGGAACGAACTATTTGGCAATGAGCAGCCGATCCATATTGAAATTGGTATGGGAAAAGGTCAGTTTATCACAGGAATGGCTGAGGCTCATCCTGAAATCAATTATATCGGGGTAGAAATGCAAGTCAGCGTTGTATCAATTGCTTTAGATAAATTAATTGAACAACCATTACCAAATTTAAAACTATTGCATGTTGATGGTTCAGCGTTGACGGAATATTTTGCAGATAGTGAGATTGATCAAATCTATTTGAACTTTTCTGATCCGTGGCCTAAAAAAAGACATGAAAAACGCCGGTTAACGTATCATACATTTTTAGCGGTGGATGAACAAATTCTACGCCCTAAAGGAGAAATCCATTTTAAAACAGATAACCAAGGACTATTTGAATATTCATTAGCTAGTTTTTCTCAATACGGCATGATCATCAAACAAGTATGGTTAGATTTACATCAAAGTAAATATGAAGGAAATATCATGACTGAATACGAAGAAAAATTTTCTTCAAGAGGTCAAAGAATCTATCGTGTTGAAGCTCAATTTCCAGATAAAACGAAGAAATAA
- the comGC gene encoding competence type IV pilus major pilin ComGC, whose protein sequence is MKYLVNFRRKQLRNVESFTLIEMLIVLLVISALVLLFIPNISRYRDHVNREGKQAVMQLVDAQKELYSLQNNGKVPTIAELLKEGYIKQEHADAYNRK, encoded by the coding sequence ATGAAATATCTAGTCAATTTCAGACGAAAACAATTAAGGAATGTTGAAAGTTTTACGTTGATCGAAATGCTGATCGTCTTATTAGTAATCAGCGCATTAGTTCTCTTGTTCATCCCTAATATTTCCCGCTATCGAGATCATGTCAATCGAGAAGGCAAACAAGCAGTGATGCAATTGGTCGATGCTCAAAAAGAATTGTACTCTTTGCAAAATAATGGGAAAGTCCCAACGATCGCAGAACTCTTAAAGGAGGGATATATAAAGCAAGAACATGCAGATGCCTATAACCGCAAATAA
- a CDS encoding phosphotransferase family protein, translated as MMEFQLDQEWRLRPIKGDTGKTYIGMRDEDKVFIKRNTTPMLAALSREGITPKLVWTKRTGNGDTLTAQEWLEGRLLTPTEIGQRNDVIDVLYHLHHSASLKTMLTRIGGRVMTPEKMLQQYELELPETLRKNRFLQIVHQFLRQQIPQMDKENFAVVHGDVNHRNWLVCKNYLYLVDWDSIMFADPAVDIATILGNYVPLSNWNQWLVTYGIRPTDEILEKLHWYAAMNLLQEITRYCQREDHRRMNEEILQLKRIFSG; from the coding sequence ATGATGGAGTTTCAGTTAGACCAAGAATGGCGTTTACGCCCAATCAAAGGTGATACGGGAAAAACATACATAGGCATGCGCGATGAAGATAAGGTCTTTATTAAACGCAATACGACTCCAATGCTTGCTGCACTATCCCGAGAAGGAATTACACCAAAACTGGTATGGACGAAACGGACAGGAAATGGCGATACCTTAACAGCACAGGAATGGCTAGAAGGACGTTTATTAACTCCGACCGAGATCGGCCAGCGAAATGATGTTATTGATGTCTTGTATCATTTGCATCATTCTGCTTCACTTAAAACGATGTTGACTCGGATCGGTGGTAGAGTGATGACACCAGAAAAAATGTTGCAACAATATGAACTGGAGTTACCTGAGACACTCAGAAAGAATCGATTTTTACAAATCGTTCACCAGTTTTTGCGTCAACAAATTCCACAGATGGATAAAGAGAACTTTGCAGTTGTACACGGAGATGTCAATCATCGGAACTGGTTAGTGTGCAAAAATTATTTGTATCTAGTTGATTGGGATTCAATTATGTTTGCTGATCCAGCGGTGGATATTGCCACGATTTTAGGGAATTATGTTCCATTATCTAATTGGAATCAATGGCTCGTTACTTATGGGATTCGCCCAACGGATGAGATATTAGAAAAATTACATTGGTATGCTGCGATGAATCTTTTACAAGAGATTACCCGATATTGTCAGCGTGAAGATCATCGACGAATGAATGAAGAGATCTTACAGTTGAAAAGAATTTTTAGTGGTTGA
- a CDS encoding peptidylprolyl isomerase, producing MWYSYYCKNNNKSQESNFNEKEKIILAATSALAVLALAACSGSTNKDIATMKGGTITVEDFYNEAKHTQNNQQLVQNMIIYKAFENKYGDKVTDKDVNAEYKKNEETYGDTFKSQLEAAGYTEDSYKQALRSSLVLKAGISANVKVTEKDLKEAWKTFHPEVEAQIIKVSSEDEAKEVKKSADDGTDFAKLAKEKSTDEATKKDGGKIKFDSQTTDVPTEVKEAAFKLKDGQVSDVISATNTTSYSTDYYVVKMVKNQNKGDDMNKYKKQLESIARDTKESDQDLQKEIIAKVLKEENVKVTDDAFKNVLTPFTMETANTNTSESKTKSTKSSESKTTESTKTSESSTTESSSK from the coding sequence ATATGGTATAGTTATTATTGTAAGAATAATAATAAATCACAGGAGAGCAATTTTAATGAAAAAGAAAAAATAATTTTAGCTGCAACTAGTGCGCTAGCTGTATTAGCATTAGCTGCTTGTTCAGGTAGTACAAATAAAGACATCGCCACAATGAAAGGCGGAACTATCACGGTTGAAGATTTTTATAATGAAGCAAAACATACGCAAAACAACCAACAATTAGTTCAAAATATGATTATTTACAAAGCCTTTGAAAATAAATATGGCGATAAAGTAACGGATAAAGATGTCAATGCTGAATACAAAAAGAATGAAGAAACTTACGGTGACACCTTTAAATCACAATTAGAAGCAGCTGGTTATACAGAAGACTCATATAAACAAGCACTTAGAAGCAGTTTAGTATTAAAAGCTGGTATAAGTGCTAACGTCAAAGTGACAGAAAAAGATTTAAAAGAAGCTTGGAAAACTTTCCATCCAGAAGTTGAAGCACAAATCATTAAAGTAAGCAGTGAAGATGAAGCAAAAGAAGTGAAAAAATCAGCAGATGATGGAACTGATTTTGCGAAATTGGCAAAAGAAAAATCAACCGATGAAGCAACTAAAAAAGATGGCGGAAAAATCAAATTTGATTCTCAAACGACAGATGTTCCAACTGAAGTGAAAGAAGCAGCCTTCAAATTAAAAGACGGTCAAGTATCTGACGTTATCTCAGCGACAAATACAACTTCATACTCAACAGATTATTATGTTGTAAAAATGGTCAAAAACCAAAATAAAGGCGATGACATGAATAAATACAAGAAACAATTAGAATCAATCGCCCGAGATACAAAAGAAAGTGATCAAGACCTACAAAAAGAAATTATCGCTAAAGTATTAAAAGAAGAAAATGTAAAAGTCACAGATGATGCCTTTAAAAATGTATTAACGCCATTTACTATGGAAACAGCTAATACCAATACATCTGAGTCTAAAACAAAATCAACAAAATCTTCTGAATCTAAAACAACTGAATCAACAAAAACTTCTGAATCATCAACAACTGAATCATCAAGCAAATAA
- a CDS encoding HIT family protein — protein MENCIFCKIIKQEIPSYKIYEDEKVYAFLDISQATKGHTLVIPKQHVSDIFEYDEVLAADVFSRIPKIARSIEEAFPEMQGLNILNNNRELAYQSVFHSHVHLVPRYSKEDDFSIHFGNHQSEYSAEELQQIQHTIVKQVKNID, from the coding sequence ATGGAAAACTGTATCTTTTGTAAAATTATTAAGCAAGAAATCCCTAGTTATAAAATCTACGAAGACGAAAAAGTCTATGCATTTTTAGATATATCCCAAGCTACAAAAGGACACACACTAGTTATTCCAAAACAACACGTTTCTGATATTTTTGAATATGACGAAGTACTAGCAGCTGATGTCTTTTCACGTATCCCTAAAATCGCTCGTTCAATTGAAGAAGCTTTTCCTGAGATGCAAGGACTGAATATCTTGAATAATAACCGTGAATTGGCTTATCAATCTGTATTTCATTCACATGTCCATTTGGTCCCTCGCTATAGTAAAGAAGATGATTTTTCGATCCACTTTGGTAACCATCAGTCAGAATATAGTGCGGAAGAATTGCAACAAATTCAACATACCATTGTAAAGCAGGTGAAGAACATTGATTAA
- a CDS encoding metallophosphoesterase family protein, with protein MVKFIHAADLHIDRSFEGLVNLDKSVQEKLLEVNLKVLANIVDKAIINEVDFVLLAGDTFHQNRPSLKIQKHFFDQIERLNEKEIAVYLTFGNHDYYQSERYWFTFPENVHLFTSEEVETKTFLSKKGEKVAISGFSYLHQWIQGDKVTEFPLRHSVDYHIGLYHGEIGSNQRGNYAPFQPSKMQEKGYDYWALGHIHVPMSLNEKETMNYPGAPQGHTQKEQTARNVLLVELTSSECQTIPLEVAEVYWESKTVSLKTALTTQDVLQVIQEQLTMGNPKLTLLDLKVTEYHHLNQEVIDRIYSGELLEYLMEKIANLSTNLLIWRISIKEDERMNRVSLKVSQTLVDQLFETYRVSEDFHQILGEMYSHPDAVRLMNDLPEYQEGTLTKAKAILEQDFVFEEESI; from the coding sequence ATGGTTAAATTCATCCATGCAGCTGATTTACATATCGATCGCTCTTTTGAAGGACTAGTAAATTTAGATAAATCGGTACAGGAAAAATTATTAGAGGTTAATTTAAAAGTTTTAGCAAATATTGTAGACAAGGCTATAATAAATGAAGTTGATTTTGTTTTACTTGCGGGAGACACCTTCCATCAAAATCGTCCTTCATTAAAAATCCAAAAACATTTTTTTGATCAAATCGAACGATTGAATGAAAAAGAGATTGCTGTCTATTTGACATTTGGAAATCATGATTATTATCAATCAGAGCGCTACTGGTTTACTTTTCCCGAAAATGTCCATTTATTTACTTCGGAAGAGGTAGAAACAAAGACATTTTTATCTAAAAAAGGGGAAAAGGTCGCCATCAGCGGGTTTAGTTATTTACACCAGTGGATACAGGGAGATAAAGTTACTGAATTTCCTTTACGACACTCAGTGGATTATCATATCGGTCTGTATCATGGCGAAATAGGGAGCAATCAGCGGGGAAACTATGCACCTTTTCAGCCGTCTAAAATGCAGGAAAAAGGCTATGATTATTGGGCATTAGGACATATCCATGTGCCAATGTCTTTAAACGAAAAAGAAACAATGAATTATCCAGGGGCACCTCAAGGCCATACCCAAAAAGAGCAGACAGCTAGAAATGTTTTATTGGTTGAATTGACCTCCAGTGAATGCCAGACGATTCCGCTAGAGGTCGCAGAAGTATACTGGGAGAGTAAGACCGTGTCTTTAAAAACTGCTCTGACTACGCAAGACGTGTTACAAGTGATTCAAGAGCAGTTAACTATGGGAAATCCAAAACTGACGTTGTTAGATTTAAAGGTAACAGAGTATCATCACTTGAACCAAGAAGTGATTGATCGAATCTATTCTGGCGAATTACTTGAGTATTTAATGGAAAAAATAGCCAACCTATCTACAAATTTACTTATTTGGCGTATATCTATTAAGGAAGATGAAAGAATGAATCGAGTATCGTTGAAGGTCTCACAGACATTAGTTGACCAACTCTTTGAAACTTATCGGGTAAGTGAAGATTTCCATCAGATTTTAGGTGAGATGTACAGTCATCCTGATGCGGTTCGCTTGATGAATGATTTACCTGAATATCAGGAAGGTACCTTGACTAAAGCCAAGGCAATACTGGAGCAAGATTTTGTGTTTGAGGAGGAAAGTATATGA